A segment of the Arcobacter sp. CECT 8983 genome:
TCTTTTTATAGGTTAATCCCAAAGATAGTAATTAAAACAGATAATGCAAAAGAAGTAGAAGAGATTTTAAAACTATCAAATGCTATGGAGTTAAGTGTTACTTTTAGAGCTGCAGGAACTTCACTTTCAGGACAAGCTATTAGTGACTCTATTTTAATTATTACATCAAGAAATTTTAGAGATTTTAGAATTTCTGATGATAAAAGTACAATTTCATTACAACCAGCACTTACAGGACAAGAAGCAAATAATTTATTAGCTCCTTATGGAAAGAAAATTGGACCAGATCCTGCAAGTATAAATGCTGCAATGATTGGTGGGATAGCTGCAAATAATGCTTCAGGTATGTGTTGTGGAATTTCACAAAACTCATACAAAACTTTAAAATCTATGAAGTTAATCTTTGCCGATGGTACAAAATTAGATACTGCAAGTGAAGAGTCAAAACAAGCCTTTAGAATTTCACATAAAGATTTAATTGAAGGTCTTGAAAAAATTGCCAATGAAACTAAAAGTGATGAAGAGTTATCTGCTTTAATATCTAAGAAATTTAAAATCAAAAATACATGTGGTTACTCAATAAACGCACTTATTGATTTTGATGATGTATTTGAAATTTTACAACACTTAATTATTGGAAGTGAAGGAACTTTAGCCTTTATTGAAGAGATTACTTATGAAACAGTTGAAGATTTAAAAGATAAAGCAAGTGCACTTATTTATTTTAAAGATGTAAAAGAAGCATGTAATGCGGTTACTAAAATTAAACTTGCACGTGAAGCAAAAACTATTACAGTAGATGCAGTTGAGCTTATGGATAGGGCTGGACTTGCAAGTATTGAAAATGACCCAGCTATGCCAGAGTTTATTAAAGATTTTGATGAAAATGTAACAGCACTTTTAATTGAAACAAGAGCAATAAATGATGAAGCATTAGATGTTCAAATTAAAGAGCTTGAAGAGTTACTTGAAGAGTTTGAAGTTGTAAGAGATATCTATTTTACAAAAGATATTGCAGAATATACTCTTTACTGGAAGATTAGAAAAGGACTATTCCCTGCCGTTGGAGCAGTAAGAGAAGTTGGAACAACTGTTATTATTGAAGATGTTGCTTATCCTATTGAAGTGTTAGCAGAAGCTACTTTAGAACTACAAGCATTATTTAAAAAACATGGTTATAGTGAAGCTTTAATCTTTGGTCATGCTTTAGAAGGAAACTTCCACTTTGTATTTACTCAAGACTTCTCAATTGAATCTGAAGTAAAAAGATATGATGAGTTTATGAATGATGTTGTTTCATCTGTTGCAGTTAAGTATCAAGGAAGTTTAAAAGCTGAACATGGTACTGGAAGAAATATGGCTGCTTTTATTGAAGTAGAGTGGGGGAAAACTGCTTATTCAATGATGAAAAGAATCAAAAAAATATTTGATCCAAAAGCTTTATTAAACCCTGGAGTTATCATAAATGATGATTCAGAGGCTCATTTAAAAAATCTTAAAGCAATGCCAGCAACAAATGAGATAGTTGATACTTGTATTGAGTGTGGTTTTTGTGAACCTACTTGCCCTTCAAATGATATTACTTTAACTCCTAGACAAAGAATTGTTATAAACAGAGAGATCTCTAAACTTGAAAGAGAAGGAAATCTTGAAGAAGCTAAAGAGTATAAAGACCTTTATCAATATGATGGAATAGAAACTTGTGCAGCATGTTCTTTATGCTCAACTGCCTGTCCTGTTAAGATTGATACAGGAAGTTTAACAAAACATTTAAGAGCAGAACAGTTGAGTCCAAGAGCCCAAAAGATAGCTTCGTTTGTTGCAAATAACTTCTCTACAACACTAAAGGGAATGAAGTTTGGATTAGGTGGGGCCAATTTACTTCATAAAATAATTGGAACATCAAATATGGAAGGTTTAACTTCTTCAATGAGAAGTATAAGTAAAAATTCTATACCAAAATGGAGTGCAAGTCTGCCTAGACCAACTTCAATAGATACAAACTTTGAACAAAAACTTGTAAATAAAAAAGTTGTATATTTCCCTTCTTGTATAAATAGAACTATGGGAAGAGATTCTAAAACAACAGTTGAAGAAGAGGTTTTTGATGTAACAGTAAGACTTCTTCAAAAAGCTGGTTACCAAGTATTATTCCCTAATAATATAGATAGTTTATGTTGTGGAATGCCTTTCTCTTCAAAAGGTTTTATAAGTCAAGGAAAACAAAAAAGTGATGAGCTAGAACAAGCTTTAAAAGAGATTAGTAATTTTGGAGAGTATCCAGTACTTTGTGATACAAGTCCTTGTACTAAAAAAATGCTTGAGAGTTTCCAGGAGGGAATGAAAGTTTATGAGCCTATTGAGTTTACTTTAGATGTATTAAAAGAGAATTTAGAGTTTACACAAATAGATGAACCTATTACTATTCACTCAACTTGTTCTTCAAGAAAGATGGGCTTACATGAGAAGTTTATAGAACTAGCAAAAATGTGTTCAACAAATGTAATTGTTCCAGATAATGTAAAATGTTGTGGATTTGCAGGGGATAGAGGTTTTAACTTCCCTGAACTTAATCAATCTGCACTTAGGTTTTTAAAAGATGATGTAAAAGGGGCAAAATATGCATTTTCTACTTCTAAAACT
Coding sequences within it:
- a CDS encoding FAD-binding and (Fe-S)-binding domain-containing protein, which translates into the protein MLEGKYQEFYNEVSKIIDTKNLFTDKLHTLAYGTDASFYRLIPKIVIKTDNAKEVEEILKLSNAMELSVTFRAAGTSLSGQAISDSILIITSRNFRDFRISDDKSTISLQPALTGQEANNLLAPYGKKIGPDPASINAAMIGGIAANNASGMCCGISQNSYKTLKSMKLIFADGTKLDTASEESKQAFRISHKDLIEGLEKIANETKSDEELSALISKKFKIKNTCGYSINALIDFDDVFEILQHLIIGSEGTLAFIEEITYETVEDLKDKASALIYFKDVKEACNAVTKIKLAREAKTITVDAVELMDRAGLASIENDPAMPEFIKDFDENVTALLIETRAINDEALDVQIKELEELLEEFEVVRDIYFTKDIAEYTLYWKIRKGLFPAVGAVREVGTTVIIEDVAYPIEVLAEATLELQALFKKHGYSEALIFGHALEGNFHFVFTQDFSIESEVKRYDEFMNDVVSSVAVKYQGSLKAEHGTGRNMAAFIEVEWGKTAYSMMKRIKKIFDPKALLNPGVIINDDSEAHLKNLKAMPATNEIVDTCIECGFCEPTCPSNDITLTPRQRIVINREISKLEREGNLEEAKEYKDLYQYDGIETCAACSLCSTACPVKIDTGSLTKHLRAEQLSPRAQKIASFVANNFSTTLKGMKFGLGGANLLHKIIGTSNMEGLTSSMRSISKNSIPKWSASLPRPTSIDTNFEQKLVNKKVVYFPSCINRTMGRDSKTTVEEEVFDVTVRLLQKAGYQVLFPNNIDSLCCGMPFSSKGFISQGKQKSDELEQALKEISNFGEYPVLCDTSPCTKKMLESFQEGMKVYEPIEFTLDVLKENLEFTQIDEPITIHSTCSSRKMGLHEKFIELAKMCSTNVIVPDNVKCCGFAGDRGFNFPELNQSALRFLKDDVKGAKYAFSTSKTCEIGLSETSGLDYNSIFYLVDKCTAAKNK